The sequence CTATGATGATGGATAAGCTTGTTTTATATGGATAGACCGTTCATACAAATCATGATTGTTCGCATTGCGTCGAATTTAAAGATATGACACAAACTGCGTCTTCAGAAATATGCAAAAGATGAAATGAGAGGATTAGTTTATAGACACTAGATTAGAGCTTAACTTTGAGTCCAGCATCTTAAAAAGGTGAGGCTTAATATCGCACTCTTTGCAACACCGCACTTGGCGACTTTCCATCATGATTTTAAATGTTCAGGAAACCCTCGCCCCTTTCCTAATTGAACCACTTGTTTCAACAACAACATTACCCTTGATCATTAGATCAATAAATTAATCCAACTGAAAAATCATTTCAGCTGGATTTGATTAACATATTATTCTATATCTCTTCGATTCCAGATAGGCCGTAAACTGACCAATTATTTGAATCCATCAATCCGGATTGATCAGTTTTCTTATCGTAACTAATTCGACAAACATACCTTTTGATAGAGTTTTCCGAGTTAGGCTTACTCACCTCAACTTCTCCATTTATCACATACTGATGATCGCCTATACTCCATGCATTTAATGCTTTTTCGGAAAAAGACAATGAAAACTCATCGCTCAGCTCTTTTTTAATGTAGTTATTGCACTGAACAAATGCCATATCGGTGTATTCATCGACAACGGTCTCCATATCTGCCTTATCATCTGTGTCAACTAGAAAGAGATCGGAACCCACCACTTTATACACAAAGGGCAAGACCACCTCTCTTTGAAACAGGATAAGACCCAGAAGGCCAAAGCCAAGAATAAAAATAGAATATTTTTTTGTCATAGTAATTATTGCAACCAACTGTGTTAATTTAGGGTTTAATTGATTCTATCAGAAAAGCTGAGCTCTCAAAGTTAGACCATCAAATTTAAGCATACTTTACTCTCTATCCTTGCCATGTAAATCTCTGATATGGAATTAAGCACTCTCCTTTCCTATTACCGTTAGCTTCCAGACGACCAAATCAAGGAGCAAATCGATTCTATACAAATGCCGATAGATTCGCTTAAATTATAAAATTAAACTTCCGGCACAACTCAAATGGCTGGATTTATTTCGTAAAAGACATTAGAAAATCATAAACTATAAAAAATCACTTCACAGGCCCAGAAGTCGTTTTATGAGGATTAAGCCATGCTTGTATTGCTGAAAAGAATTCCATCTGATACCAGTAAATATGAGATTTCTTCTTTTTTTGGATCCGCATTAAAAGGAGGTTTCTTTGCTAAGCGAGGATACATTCATGATATAAAAATTATGATGATAAAGAAGAATCATAAAAATACGGCTTTTGAATTTTACGGACTGGTCAGAGTAGAACCCGAACCCGTTGGTCAACGCGCAATCAAGCAACTTAACGGCAAACAGATAAATGGTAAAAATATTGCAGTTATAGAATTTTACTCAAGAAATTGGCACAACGACCCGAGATTAAGACGTAACCACATCAATCTTCCGTTTCAAGACAGGAGAAGAAACGAACGGAGAAAACATAAATTTATTATTGTTGAAGAAACCACTGTTGATAGTCACACTAACTGGGACAATATAACAAATCGTCTTTTTTAGGAATGCTGCGAACGACCTAATAATGAAGAGAGCAATGGAGCCAACTTACTCATCTGCCTCTCCTTATCATGACGATTAGCAAAAATGATGCACTTCAGGGCTTGCAATGATTCCTCAAAGACATCGTTTACGATTAAATAATCAAACTCTTCGTAATGACTTATTTCAGTTACGGCATCATCCATTCTTCTCGCAATTGTTGACTCACTGTCCTGACCTCTATTTCTTAGTCTCTGCTCCAAAATCTGTATGGAGGGAGGCAAAATAAAGATAGAAATAACCCCTGAACGTTTTTGACGAATTTGCTGGGCGCCTTGCCAATCTATCTCCAGAATAACATCAATATTTTGATGCAAAAGCTCGTCGACAGTTTGCAGCGCCGTCCCATAAAAATGATCAAAAACCTTGGCATACTCTAAAAAAGCATCTTGCCTAATTTCGTTTTGAAAATCATCCATTGAGACAAAATAATAATCCTCGCCATCAATTTCACCAGGCCGCATGGATCGTGTAGTGTGCGATACAGAAACCGATAAGCGCTCCACATCTTTTACTAGACACCTGACCAAGCTTGTTTTTCCTGCCCCTGATGGAGCCGAAATGATATAAAGTTTTCCATTTTCCATAAATCTGTCTGATTAAACCGTAGAAACTTATTAATGTTATCGCTAAATAAATATACTCAACCAACGATGATGAAGATGGATTTAATTTACTCATCTTGGACTATATCGGCATCAAGATTGCGAACAGAAACCGGTCGGCTTACTCTATATTCTGGACCTGCTCGCGCATCTGCTCTATCAATACTTTTAATTCAATTGAAATATTGGTGATCTCTTTATCACCTGATTTTGAACCTAGAGTATTGGCTTCCCGGTTCATTTCCTGCATTAAAAAATCAAGTCGGCGCCCTACCGGCTCTTGCTGATCAAGCACGCGAAACACTTCAGTTACATGGGTTTCAAGCCGGTCTAATTCCTCTTCGACATCGAGTTTTTGAGTCAAAAAAACAAACTCTTGCTCAAACCTTTCAAAATCAGGCTCCGCCACCAGCTCTGCAATTCTTTTATTTATTTTTTCGCGCAAATTAAGCAGCACTTGCGGCATGCGTACATGTACTGCTGAAATCAATTCTTTGATCCTGGAACATCGCTCTTCAATCATCAAGCTTAACTGCGCGCCCTCTCTTTCTCGAACCGCCAATAATTGCATTAATGCGCTATGAACCAATTCAGAAATTTCGGTTTTAAGCTGATTTATGTCAGCTTCAGACTCTTGTTGGATACCGGGAAAGACCAGCACTTCCAAAGCAGAAAAAGGCCGGGCTGATTGCATTAAGCCTTCAATTTTTGACGTTACAGACAAAAGTGACGCCACTGCCTGCATATCTATATTAAGCTCTTGTATGGAATGAGTCTGCTTTTTACAAATCAATCCGCATTCGACTTTACCTCTTTTTATACCGTTGGAGAGGACTCCACGTAAATCTGTTTCCAATGGTCGCAGTCGCTCAGGCAACTTAAAGGACATTTCACAATAGCGGTGATTCACAGATCTTAATTCGCAACTAATAATGAGGTTATTGACTTCTGTCTCACTACCTGCAAATGCGGTCATACTTCTGATCATTTTCCACCTATAATTGCCGGGACTTTGTAAGGATTTCCTTCATGACTGATTTTTACGATCCTTCCACCTACCCCAAACAGTGGAACTATCTCCAACCCGGCACCATTATAGACGACTATATAATAGAGCGGGAACTTGCGCATGGTGGATTTAGTTCGGTCTATCTTGCACGGCAACGAATTGATCAGATCCAGGTGGCCATTAAGGAATATTTACCTAGAAAACTGGCCCACCGGACCTGGAACAACCATGTTGTAGCTCACAGTGATGAAAACAGGGATTTATTCATGCGTGGAAGATCGCTTTTCTTTGAAGAGGCGAAAGCACTTGCCACATTAAAACACCCCAATATTGTCGATGTAATCAATTTCTTTCAAGAAAACTCGACCGTCTATATGGTAATGACTTACGACTATGGCTTCTCGTTAGATAAAATTTTAAAAGATCGGCTGATTACAATAACCCACGCCTTTCTTGTTAAAGTTTTTACAGCACTGATGTCCGGAATCGGTCTTATTCATGAGCAACATCTGCTTCATCTGGATATCAAGCCCGCCAACATCCTTATTCGCCCCGATAATGATCCTCTTTTATTGGATTTTGGTGCTATACAAAGTTTCCCGAATTCTATAAAAAATAAAAACAGTAAAATTCTAACAAAAGGTTTTTCTCCAATTGAACAATATAATACCGCCAGTCAATTGGGACCCTGGACGGATATTTATGCGATAGGTGCAAGCATCAGAGCCTGCCTTGACCTTAAGGCGTCGCCACCGGCTCCGGAAAGAAATAAAAAAGATACGCTATCACCTGCTGTTAAAGCGCATAAAAAAAAGTTTCCCATGCCCTTTCTCGAAGCCATCGACTGGGCAATGGAAATTCAACCAAAAGATCGCCCGCAGTCTATCAATGAGTTCTTAAATGCATTTAATTCATAACCTGTGAATGGATAGTAAAATTAGCGGCTTACACCTAATTCAATTATTTTATGCAGTCTTGATTCAACCGTACACGCCAGATATCTGTTTACCCCTCCAATTTTATTGAATGTAGATGGTTGATTGAAAAGGATTCCACTACAGGGGGCAAACGCATTAAAACACTATAGAAAATCAGATAGTTAAAATATTCCTTTTTCCGGATTAACTATAAGATTCGGTTGATTTGAAACCTAAAAAAGGCTTTGTGTCGCTATCGCGACGTTTATGTGGAATCGGTTCGCGGACCGACAACCGCGATACTGCTACGAAACCCATCCTTGGGTTTCGCCCTTCGGGCCAGCTAAAGCTTTTCAAAATCGTTCACGTCGATTTTGTCTTTGCTTGTCCAAAGAAAAGTATCCAAAAGAAAAGACACCCGAAGGCCGCTGCATCCTGCGCGCTGACGATTTTGCCGAGGGTTTTCGGAAGGGCTATCCCTGGCCCTCCGAAAACGAGCGGCATCCCTGCCGCTCCCCTAGCGGGCTGTTCTCGGCAAAATAGCCAGTGCTCGGCGCGGCCTAACGGGCCCCAGGGAGAGGCATCACAAGTTAAACCAAATGGACTATTCGTTCTAAGTAACCGGTAACATATTGATATATTAATTTTTTTAATGCGTTTACCCTGCACTACAGGGACGCAGCAAAGAGCTACAGGGAAGGTTTCACGCGTCCTTTGAAATCAATCACCTACACCATCAACTCAAAACAGGCGATTAGTACTACGCCTGAATAAACTCGCTAAATCTGAACCGTTATTTATCCTGTTTCAGGTATACTGTGGAAATTTTTATTAAAAGAGCGACACTATGAGACCCAGCGGAAGAAACCCGGATCAACTGAGAGAGATTAAATTTACCTGCGGCTTTACACGGCATGCAGAAGGCTCGGTTCTGGTTGAATTTGGTGACACCCGAGTGTTGTGTACCGCTAGCGTAGACAAGTTTGTCCCCCGCTTTATAAAAGGTAAAGGGGAAGGCTGGATAACTGCTGAGTATGGCATGTTACCCCGCTCCACACATGAACGCATGGGACGGGAAGCCAGTCGCGGCAAACAAGGTGGCCGCACAATGGAAATTCAACGTTTGATTGGCCGTTCGTTACGCGCAGCAATTGATCTGAAAGCATTGGGCGAACACACTATCACAATTGACTGTGATGTCCTGCAAGCCGACGGTGGGACCCGCACCGCGTCGATTACCGGGGGCTTTGTTGCCTTATCCTTGGCAATCAACCAAATGATGGCCAAAAAATTAATCAAGTCCAACCCCATCCATGGACAAATTGCCTCTGTGTCGGTTGGTATTTATCAGGGCGTTCCAGTATTGGATCTGGATTATGCCGAAGACAGCCAAGCCGAAACAGATATGAATGTCGTTATGAACGATGCAGCGGCTTTTATCGAAGTTCAGGGCACCGCAGAAGGTCATGCTTTCCGTAAAGATGAAATGGATGCCATGCTGGAATTAGCCAACATGGGCATTAATCGATTATTAGAAAAACAACGCGCAGCAATAGAATCCTATAAATGATAGTAAGCCGTTCTCAACCGATTGTTTTGGCCAGCAGCAATCCCGGAAAAATCCGGGAAATCCAGGCGATACTGGAGGGTCATCCCATTTTGCCCCAATCACAATTCAAGGTCGTTGAAGCAGAGGAAACCGGCAGCACTTTCGTTGAAAATGCCATATTAAAAGCCCGTAATGCAGCACATTATGCGCAACTTCCCGCCATTGCCGATGACTCAGGGTTAGTAGTCGATGCATTGGACGGCGCACCCGGGGTCATTTCAGCCCGCTATGCTGGAAGGGAAGCAAGCGATCAAGACAACCTGAACAAATTATTGTCTGAACTGGAAGGTATCCCGGCAAACCAGCGCACCGCCCGATTTATTTGCATTATGGTTTTCATGAGGCACACAATGGATCCCTGCCCGGTCATTGCTCAAGGTGTCTGGGAAGGACTGATCATGACGCAGACACAAGGTGAGAACGGTTTTGGCTATGATCCCGTATTCTGGGTGCCGGAATTTTCTTGCGCCTCAGCGCAATTGTCTCCCGAACTGAAAAACAGTGTCAGCCACAGAGGCCAAGCCTTACGGACATTGATAGCCGCGCTCGGTTCTGCAAAAAACGCTTAACCCTGACACACACTCAGCCGCAAGACGACTTTCAACTTGATCATAACCGCTATGCCGTCTTTACTCGATATTGCCTCTCAGTTTACAGATTCAGCTCAGATTGCCGGCATCAATCCTCTGGGCGAAGGCCTGATTAATGACACTTATCTGGTCACCACATTTACTGGCGGATGGGTGTTACAAAGAATCAATCCTGTGGTTTTTCCTGAGCCCAAGCTGGTTATTCGTAATTTGGCTGTACTTAACCGTCATATCGCCGAAACAGAGCAAAACACGCTAAAACTACAAATTCCAGGTATCATTCAAACGCAATCAGGAGAATATTGCGTTAATGATCAACAGGGCGATACCTGGCGTGCAATCACGTATATTCCAAACACGATCAGCCTTGAGACGGTGGAAAGTCCGGAACAGGCAAGGCAAACCGGATTTGCACTGGGCCATTTTCATCGCTTGCTGAATAGACTGAATCCAAAAGACCTTAACGACACGCTGCCCGGCTTTCATATCGCGCCAGAATACCTGTCCCGTTACCGTCAAGTACTCAGCCAGACGAACACCTTGCATGACTCCGCTGACAGCCGCTTTTGCCTTGATTTTATTGATCAACATGAAGAACTTACGATTGTTTTGGAAAAGGCAAAACAACAAGGGCTTTTAAAATTACGGGCTATTCATGGCGACCCCAAGTTTAATAACTTTTTGTTTGACAAGAACACCCGCGAAATTACTAGCCTGATCGATCTGGATACCGTTAAACCGGGTTTATTACATTACGACATCGGCGATTGCGTTCGATCACTTTGCCAATTGCCGACGGGCCAATTTAACCTCGAAATTTGTGAAGCGTTATTGACCGGTTATCTGGAGGAAACAAGATCCTTTTTGACTGAAGATGATTACGCCTATCTTTATCCTGCCATCCAATTGATTCCATTCGAATTGGGACTGCGTTTTTTCACGGACTTTCTGGAAGACAACCGGTATTTTAAAGTGACGACACCGCATCAAAACCGGAGCCGGGCCATTGTGCAATTTCAACTGTGCGAAAGCATAAGCAAACAGGAAGCCGAAATAAAACGCTTGATTGAACGCCTTTACAACCGGGCCATGTAGGCTTGTCAATATCCCGTGCCTGCTCCAAGGCTTTTTCAGCAACACTTGATAGCGTTAATGGTTTTTTTACTTCAAGCAGGCAACTATGTAAAGTGAGTCTTTATGTTTGCCCCTGGAAATACTCGACCAAAGCGGGATGGAACGTGTCAATTTGCTCAATGCTGAGACCCGCTTCGGGTGATGCAAAATCTGCATAACTCAGCAAGTGAGCGGGATTTAAGAACCCGACGATTCTTTCAAGTTCGCTCAAGCGCAATCCCTTCCTCAATAAATGAATGATACAGGTATGCCTTAAGCAAAGAGGGCTTACCTCTTCAGGGCTGACTACGCCCGAATCTATTGCGGTCAATGTAAGCCATGCGGAAAGGTCAGTCAGGGAAAAAGCCTTCCCGGTGTACCAAACCGGAAAAAGCCCGGATTGCTCAAAAAAAACGGACAAACCAGGCGGCAATTCAATCCGGCGAGCCGAGGCTCCATTTACATTGATTGATTGCGTGTGTTTATTAAAGTCTTTGGGGGTCAAATGAGCCACTTCCGTAAGAGATAACCCGCATAGCAACAAGCTGATCAATTGTTTGCTCATGTTATTGGCGTTAGCTAAAAGACTACGCAACTCATTTTGTGACAATTCTCTGATCACCGGAGCAGGCTGTATCTTTTCATTTTCGGGGAGTTGTGTCTTTGGAGGTTGAAACTTTTGCGACACGCCAGGTAAAGGCTCGGTAGCCTTTTTATGAGGCCGTTTACGGTTAAATTTGGCTAATTCGGACTGATTTGAAGGCTGCCTACTTAAAAGCCCGCTCATCCAGACACTGATTAACCCAAATAAAAATGAACCGGACAGAGCAAGCCAAGCATCACTACTGTAATTTGGCCGGATTGGCTCCCTGGATTGGAGCGCCCGCGCTACAACATTCATTAAAGGGTATCTTTCAAGTTGTTGCGTTTTAATGCGCATC comes from Methylicorpusculum oleiharenae and encodes:
- a CDS encoding RNA recognition motif domain-containing protein, with protein sequence MLVLLKRIPSDTSKYEISSFFGSALKGGFFAKRGYIHDIKIMMIKKNHKNTAFEFYGLVRVEPEPVGQRAIKQLNGKQINGKNIAVIEFYSRNWHNDPRLRRNHINLPFQDRRRNERRKHKFIIVEETTVDSHTNWDNITNRLF
- the gmk gene encoding guanylate kinase — encoded protein: MENGKLYIISAPSGAGKTSLVRCLVKDVERLSVSVSHTTRSMRPGEIDGEDYYFVSMDDFQNEIRQDAFLEYAKVFDHFYGTALQTVDELLHQNIDVILEIDWQGAQQIRQKRSGVISIFILPPSIQILEQRLRNRGQDSESTIARRMDDAVTEISHYEEFDYLIVNDVFEESLQALKCIIFANRHDKERQMSKLAPLLSSLLGRSQHS
- a CDS encoding YicC/YloC family endoribonuclease, with product MTAFAGSETEVNNLIISCELRSVNHRYCEMSFKLPERLRPLETDLRGVLSNGIKRGKVECGLICKKQTHSIQELNIDMQAVASLLSVTSKIEGLMQSARPFSALEVLVFPGIQQESEADINQLKTEISELVHSALMQLLAVREREGAQLSLMIEERCSRIKELISAVHVRMPQVLLNLREKINKRIAELVAEPDFERFEQEFVFLTQKLDVEEELDRLETHVTEVFRVLDQQEPVGRRLDFLMQEMNREANTLGSKSGDKEITNISIELKVLIEQMREQVQNIE
- a CDS encoding serine/threonine protein kinase; this encodes MTDFYDPSTYPKQWNYLQPGTIIDDYIIERELAHGGFSSVYLARQRIDQIQVAIKEYLPRKLAHRTWNNHVVAHSDENRDLFMRGRSLFFEEAKALATLKHPNIVDVINFFQENSTVYMVMTYDYGFSLDKILKDRLITITHAFLVKVFTALMSGIGLIHEQHLLHLDIKPANILIRPDNDPLLLDFGAIQSFPNSIKNKNSKILTKGFSPIEQYNTASQLGPWTDIYAIGASIRACLDLKASPPAPERNKKDTLSPAVKAHKKKFPMPFLEAIDWAMEIQPKDRPQSINEFLNAFNS
- the rph gene encoding ribonuclease PH, whose protein sequence is MRPSGRNPDQLREIKFTCGFTRHAEGSVLVEFGDTRVLCTASVDKFVPRFIKGKGEGWITAEYGMLPRSTHERMGREASRGKQGGRTMEIQRLIGRSLRAAIDLKALGEHTITIDCDVLQADGGTRTASITGGFVALSLAINQMMAKKLIKSNPIHGQIASVSVGIYQGVPVLDLDYAEDSQAETDMNVVMNDAAAFIEVQGTAEGHAFRKDEMDAMLELANMGINRLLEKQRAAIESYK
- the rdgB gene encoding RdgB/HAM1 family non-canonical purine NTP pyrophosphatase, which produces MIVSRSQPIVLASSNPGKIREIQAILEGHPILPQSQFKVVEAEETGSTFVENAILKARNAAHYAQLPAIADDSGLVVDALDGAPGVISARYAGREASDQDNLNKLLSELEGIPANQRTARFICIMVFMRHTMDPCPVIAQGVWEGLIMTQTQGENGFGYDPVFWVPEFSCASAQLSPELKNSVSHRGQALRTLIAALGSAKNA
- a CDS encoding phosphotransferase enzyme family protein; the encoded protein is MPSLLDIASQFTDSAQIAGINPLGEGLINDTYLVTTFTGGWVLQRINPVVFPEPKLVIRNLAVLNRHIAETEQNTLKLQIPGIIQTQSGEYCVNDQQGDTWRAITYIPNTISLETVESPEQARQTGFALGHFHRLLNRLNPKDLNDTLPGFHIAPEYLSRYRQVLSQTNTLHDSADSRFCLDFIDQHEELTIVLEKAKQQGLLKLRAIHGDPKFNNFLFDKNTREITSLIDLDTVKPGLLHYDIGDCVRSLCQLPTGQFNLEICEALLTGYLEETRSFLTEDDYAYLYPAIQLIPFELGLRFFTDFLEDNRYFKVTTPHQNRSRAIVQFQLCESISKQEAEIKRLIERLYNRAM